Proteins encoded in a region of the Vicia villosa cultivar HV-30 ecotype Madison, WI linkage group LG5, Vvil1.0, whole genome shotgun sequence genome:
- the LOC131602278 gene encoding cyclin-B1-2-like, producing the protein MEEASKTIAHQIGGIQNDVLRFGLPGVKSDIVGSHPLESSLQSVRGVEEAMTRQCKVNLYGAAFPLKEELDRQILSRFQRPPGVIPSSMLGLETVTGSLDHFGFEDFLNDPRESETFRPLDMHHGMEVRLGISKGPVYPSLI; encoded by the exons ATGGAGGAAGCATCTAAAACTATTGCACACCAAATCGGAGGTATCCAAAACGACGTTCTCCGGTTCGGACTCCCCGGAGTCAAAAGCGACATCGTCGGCTCTCACCCTCTCGAATCATCTCTCCAATCT GTGAGGGGAGTGGAAGAAGCCATGACGAGGCAATGCAAAGTGAACCTGTATGGAGCTGCTTTTCCACTGAAGGAGGAACTTGATAGGCAAATACTTTCTCG GTTCCAGAGGCCTCCTGGGGTAATTCCTTCTTCAATGCTGGGTTTGGAGACTGTTACAGGAAGTCTTGATCACTTTGGTTTCGAGGATTTTCTAAATG ACCCTCGCGAATCAGAGACTTTCCGGCCATTGGATATGCATCATGGAATGGAAGTTCGCCTTGGGATATCTAAAGGACCTGTCTACCCAAGTTTAATATAA
- the LOC131602281 gene encoding protein VASCULATURE COMPLEXITY AND CONNECTIVITY-like produces MEKKVIAVCCVVGFLGLLSAATAFAAEATRIKGYQIQFISPNQCTYPRSPALPLGLTAALTLMISQILINLSTGCICCRRNLRIPDASWTVALACFVLSWFTYLIAFLLLLTGAALNDQRGEESVYFGTYYCYVVKPGVFAGGAVLSLASVAFGIIYYITIMEGKNASNPFGNSSNPNQGAIAMGQPQIPAQTGQDPVFVHEDTYIRRQFT; encoded by the exons ATGGAGAAAAAAGTTATTGCCGTGTGCTGCGTTGTGGGCTTCTTAGGGCTCTTATCAGCTGCAACTGCCTTTGCTGCTGAAGCAACAAGGATtaag GGCTATCAAATTCAGTTTATTTCGCCAAATCAGTGCACGTATCCTCGAAGTCCAGCTCTACCTCTTGGTTTAACTGCGGCGCTGACTCTTATGATTTCACAAATTCTCATAAATCTTTCAACTGGGTGCATTTGTTGCAGAAGAAATTTGCGAATCCCTGATGCCAGTTGGACGGTGGCACTGGCCTGCTTTGTTTTATCCTG GTTCACATATTTAATCGCATTTCTCCTGTTGCTAACCGGTGCTGCACTGAACGATCAGCGTGGCGAAGAGAGTGTATACTTTGGAACCTACTACTGTTATGTTGTCAAACCTGGAGTGTTTGCTGGTGGTGCAGTGTTATCTCTTGCAAGTGTTGCATTTGGAATTATCTATTACATTACAATAATGGAGGGAAAGAATGCTAGCAATCCTTTTGGTAATTCCTCTAACCCTAATCAAGGGGCTATAGCCATGGGGCAACCACAGATTCCAGCTCAAACCGGTCAAGACCCGGTATTCGTGCACGAAGACACTTACATCAGGCGACAGTTCACATGA